The DNA sequence TGGGCAAAGGCCGGGGGCGCATCGCCGGTTGCAGCCAGATCGATACTGCCGACGTTTAATCCTTCCAGCATTTGCGGGCCAGCAGGAAATTCTACCCAGCGTACGGCGATGCCCTGTTTTTTAAAATCTTCATCCAGCGTGCCGCGATATTTCAGCAGAGCAAAGATATTGGCTTTCTGGTAACCGATATTGACCGTTTTTGGCGCATTCTCCGCCATGGCCGCCTGGCTTGTGACTAAAATCGCTGTCGCGATAAGACTGCTGAAAAGGGTTTTTTTCACTGTTTTATCCCATAGTTAAAGTGCTGTCTGCGCAACATAGCAAACTGGCGGGCTTCAGCTTAGAGAGTAAAAATTCTATGGTTAGCGAAAAAAAGCATAGCGCGACGGTCAGTTTTCTTTCAATTGTTTGTGAAATTATAGAATGCTGACTTTCATTTAATGATGAGGGTTGTTTTATATCCCGCATCAGTATGCTAACCGGCTATTACATGTTTATATAAATTGTTATCGTAACTTTATATGCGCAGAGGATAGGCATAATAAAAATAATTATTGTGAGATGCTTTCAGGAAAAAGTAAAAATAGCTCGCCATTTTTTCGTGGAACAGGATAATGCGCCCGGCTTTATTCACTTTGTTCGTTTTCAAGGAAGAATTAATCATGAACGTAGTTTTTCGGTTTTCTGCGGCGTTATTTGTCTTTCTGCTCAGCGCCTGCGCCGGTCAATTAACCAGTGTTGATCGACAGGCTAACCATGCTGCACATCAGCTGGCGGCCAGCAAATTCGATCCCGCATTTCGTTTAAACGTAACGGATACGGCTAAGAGTCTTCGCCCCTGTTTACAACAGGCCTGGCAACGCGGGGTGGACGACCGTCAAAAAGGGGTCACGCGTCTTCAGGCCGAAGCGAACAGGGAGGCGCTGCGCAATGCAGAAAATCCTGCTTTGGGGCAGATAGGGTCGATCTTCGTCGGCAAG is a window from the Pantoea sp. CCBC3-3-1 genome containing:
- a CDS encoding Exc2 family lipoprotein, with product MRPALFTLFVFKEELIMNVVFRFSAALFVFLLSACAGQLTSVDRQANHAAHQLAASKFDPAFRLNVTDTAKSLRPCLQQAWQRGVDDRQKGVTRLQAEANREALRNAENPALGQIGSIFVGKVYEADRPEKARKIMLDAMAASYRDGYEGRP